A region of Streptomyces sp. WMMC500 DNA encodes the following proteins:
- a CDS encoding succinate dehydrogenase/fumarate reductase iron-sulfur subunit gives MTTAPTTGTGTAPSGGQAPETAQSPQLRHFRVWRGDDEGGGLEDFQVEVNEGEVVLDIIHRLQATQAPDLAVRWNCKAGKCGSCSAEINGRPRLLCMTRMSVFEGGETITVTPLRAFPVVRDLVTDVSFNYEKAREIPSFVPPEKLAPGEYRMQQEDVDRSQEFRKCIECFLCQDTCHVVRDHEENKAAFAGPRFLMRVAELDMHPLDAAADEGLDRRTTAQDEHGLGYCNITKCCTEVCPENIKITDNALIPLKERAVDRKYDPLVWLGSKIFRRKE, from the coding sequence GTGACCACGGCACCCACCACCGGCACGGGCACCGCGCCTTCCGGGGGGCAGGCCCCCGAGACCGCCCAGAGCCCCCAGCTCCGCCACTTCCGGGTCTGGCGCGGCGACGACGAGGGCGGCGGCCTGGAGGACTTCCAGGTCGAGGTGAACGAGGGCGAGGTCGTCCTCGACATCATCCACCGGCTCCAGGCCACGCAGGCCCCGGACCTGGCCGTGCGCTGGAACTGCAAGGCGGGCAAGTGCGGCTCGTGCAGCGCGGAGATCAACGGCCGCCCGCGGCTGCTGTGCATGACCCGGATGTCGGTGTTCGAGGGCGGGGAGACCATCACGGTCACCCCGCTGCGCGCGTTCCCCGTGGTCCGCGACCTGGTCACGGACGTCAGCTTCAACTACGAGAAGGCCCGCGAGATCCCCTCGTTCGTGCCTCCGGAGAAGCTCGCGCCGGGTGAGTACCGGATGCAGCAGGAGGACGTGGACCGCTCGCAGGAGTTCCGCAAGTGCATCGAGTGCTTCCTGTGCCAGGACACGTGCCACGTGGTCCGCGACCACGAGGAGAACAAGGCGGCCTTCGCCGGCCCGCGCTTCCTCATGCGCGTCGCGGAGCTCGACATGCACCCCCTGGACGCGGCGGCGGACGAGGGGCTCGACCGCAGGACCACGGCCCAGGACGAGCACGGCCTGGGGTACTGCAACATCACCAAGTGCTGCACGGAAGTCTGCCCCGAGAACATCAAGATCACGGACAACGCGCTGATCCCGCTCAAGGAGCGGGCGGTGGACCGTAAGTACGACCCGCTGGTGTGGCTGGGGAGCAAGATCTTCCGCCGCAAGGAATGA
- a CDS encoding alkaline phosphatase family protein, which yields MRTKIRPRTLLTRFGAAALVLLTAVATVSVSDDSAAAGRPAGPAGNADDRPPADHVVFLGLDGFDYEYLDDVPMPNLQDLLRRGTVAKSRGVMTSITNPSWSSIATGAWPATHRNTAYWFDKSTHTARGQQRDLAVPTVAQSIREQGGTVFSSQWFIVQNYGTSYGDTEGLYTDGGDCPTRVGRAVAVMEGRPVSSGGKDVTLPRIPELMAAYCDDLDALGHAGGSIHPEIPDRLRMIDEQIGRLVQAARNAGIYDRTAFVITGDHGMTTFQQGMAPELLKAIGDAGYQAEILTSGKQPGPGTDAALVIGGSGDLTLLGDAADDPWALPRIRRAVESLPHVAATYDKRTQKRMHMSLNHGDLVIEPEEGWSLGETTPAPVGRHGTTQELDVPLVLAGAGVSKWIKPWHPRHIDIAPTMSALLGMEPPAGAEGRVLRESVRPR from the coding sequence ATGCGTACAAAGATCCGCCCCAGAACCCTGCTCACGAGGTTCGGTGCCGCTGCTCTCGTCCTGCTCACGGCCGTGGCGACGGTGTCGGTCTCCGACGACTCCGCCGCGGCCGGCCGGCCCGCCGGGCCCGCCGGGAATGCTGACGACAGGCCCCCGGCCGACCACGTCGTCTTCCTCGGTCTCGACGGCTTCGACTACGAGTACCTGGACGACGTGCCGATGCCGAACCTCCAGGACCTGCTGCGGCGCGGCACCGTGGCCAAGTCCAGGGGCGTGATGACGTCGATCACCAACCCGTCGTGGTCCTCGATCGCGACGGGCGCCTGGCCCGCGACCCACCGGAACACCGCCTACTGGTTCGACAAGTCCACCCACACCGCCCGCGGCCAGCAGCGGGACCTGGCGGTGCCGACGGTCGCCCAGTCGATTCGCGAGCAAGGGGGCACCGTCTTCTCCTCGCAGTGGTTCATCGTGCAGAACTACGGCACCTCGTACGGGGACACCGAGGGTCTTTACACCGACGGTGGCGACTGCCCCACCCGGGTCGGCCGGGCCGTCGCCGTCATGGAGGGCCGCCCGGTCAGTTCCGGCGGGAAGGACGTCACCCTGCCCCGCATTCCCGAGCTGATGGCCGCCTACTGCGACGACCTGGACGCACTCGGGCACGCGGGCGGCAGCATCCACCCGGAGATCCCCGACAGGCTGCGGATGATCGACGAGCAGATCGGGCGTCTCGTCCAGGCGGCCAGGAACGCCGGCATCTACGACCGGACCGCGTTCGTCATCACCGGTGACCACGGCATGACCACCTTCCAGCAGGGCATGGCGCCGGAACTGCTGAAGGCCATCGGCGACGCCGGCTACCAGGCCGAGATCCTGACCTCCGGCAAGCAGCCCGGGCCCGGGACCGACGCGGCCCTCGTGATCGGCGGGTCCGGTGACCTGACGCTGCTGGGTGACGCCGCCGACGACCCGTGGGCGCTGCCCCGCATCCGCCGCGCCGTGGAGAGCCTGCCCCACGTGGCGGCCACCTACGACAAGCGGACGCAGAAGCGGATGCACATGAGCCTGAACCACGGCGACCTGGTCATCGAGCCCGAGGAGGGCTGGAGCCTCGGCGAGACGACGCCCGCGCCCGTGGGCCGGCACGGTACGACGCAGGAGCTGGACGTCCCGCTGGTCCTCGCCGGTGCCGGTGTCAGTAAGTGGATCAAGCCGTGGCACCCCCGGCACATCGACATCGCCCCCACGATGTCCGCCCTGCTCGGCATGGAGCCGCCGGCCGGCGCGGAGGGCCGGGTACTGCGCGAGTCGGTACGCCCGCGCTGA
- a CDS encoding PspA/IM30 family protein, which produces MTGKQTVLGRTLQLARANVNALIDQAEDPRKMLDQLIRDYANNIREAEQAVATTIGNLRLMEADHKEDTGAADEWGAKALAASRKADELRAGGDAAGAGTFDDLARKALERQITAEGEATAAEPLIAAQTEVVEKLKQNLDAMREKLTDLDSRRDRLVARAKTAEAQHRMLDAVASMDVTDPTADLGRFEAKVRREEARARGRAELADSSLDAQFEQLEDLGKQVEVDARLAQLKAGDAPRTDAGRAAA; this is translated from the coding sequence ATGACCGGCAAGCAGACCGTCCTCGGCCGCACCCTCCAGCTCGCGCGCGCCAACGTCAACGCGCTCATCGACCAGGCCGAGGACCCGCGGAAGATGCTCGACCAGCTCATCCGGGACTACGCCAACAACATCCGCGAGGCCGAGCAGGCCGTCGCCACCACCATCGGCAACCTCCGCCTGATGGAGGCGGACCACAAGGAGGACACCGGCGCCGCCGACGAGTGGGGGGCCAAGGCACTCGCCGCCAGCCGCAAGGCCGACGAGCTGCGCGCCGGCGGTGACGCGGCGGGGGCCGGGACGTTCGACGACCTGGCCCGCAAGGCGCTGGAGCGGCAGATCACCGCCGAGGGGGAGGCGACGGCCGCCGAGCCGCTGATCGCCGCGCAGACGGAGGTGGTGGAGAAGCTGAAGCAGAACCTCGACGCCATGCGGGAGAAGCTGACGGACCTCGACTCCCGGCGCGACCGGCTCGTGGCCCGCGCGAAGACGGCGGAGGCGCAGCACCGGATGCTCGACGCCGTCGCGAGCATGGACGTCACCGACCCCACCGCCGACCTGGGCCGCTTCGAGGCGAAGGTCCGCCGCGAGGAGGCCCGCGCGCGGGGCCGGGCGGAGCTGGCGGACTCGTCCCTGGACGCGCAGTTCGAGCAGTTGGAGGACCTGGGCAAGCAGGTGGAGGTCGACGCCCGGCTGGCGCAACTGAAAGCCGGCGACGCCCCCCGCACCGACGCGGGCCGCGCCGCCGCCTGA
- the dacB gene encoding D-alanyl-D-alanine carboxypeptidase/D-alanyl-D-alanine-endopeptidase: MAALLALGLGGGAPAGADPDDDGLKQALDNVLADERLEGALASVVVADAASGETLYEHSAATRLTPASNTKLPTSAAAMELLGPDYTWSTDALTAGGDLYLRGSGDPTMLAADYDALAARVAAAGVDEVDRLVADDTRFDSVRLGNGWSADYESDYYAMQISALTVAPDTDYDSGTVVVEAYPGKRAGDRPRVVVTPPNDYVKIDNRGRTVAEGEPDTLGIAREHGTNTIVVSGNIPVKANATKEWITVWEPTGYAAAVFRDALERHGVEVEGRTLLGRATPERARTVASHGSMPLKDLMIPFMKLSNNGHAEILTKTIGVETADAGTWSAGLRGVSSYLQSVGVDTSTLRQVDGSGLSRGNTIPSREFVRLLTAVQDEPWFGAWYESLPLACDPDRFVGGTLRTRMCDTPAEGNARAKTGSLTGASALSGYVTDADGRELVFSVVLNNYLAGSVKDIEDAVVTTLAGYGGDAEAAEPRSRTTRGVEKQADVECAWLKPRMC, encoded by the coding sequence ATGGCGGCCCTACTCGCCCTCGGCCTCGGCGGCGGCGCCCCCGCGGGTGCGGACCCCGACGACGACGGGCTCAAACAGGCGCTGGACAACGTCCTCGCCGACGAGCGCCTCGAAGGCGCGCTCGCGTCCGTCGTCGTCGCCGACGCGGCGAGCGGCGAGACGCTGTACGAGCACTCCGCCGCCACCCGGCTCACCCCCGCCTCCAACACCAAGCTGCCCACGTCAGCGGCGGCGATGGAGCTGCTGGGCCCCGACTACACCTGGTCCACGGACGCCCTCACGGCGGGCGGCGACCTCTACCTGCGCGGCAGCGGCGACCCGACGATGCTGGCCGCCGACTACGACGCGCTGGCCGCGCGGGTCGCGGCGGCGGGGGTGGACGAGGTCGACCGGCTCGTCGCGGACGACACCCGCTTCGACTCCGTACGCCTCGGCAACGGCTGGTCCGCGGACTACGAGTCGGACTACTACGCGATGCAGATCTCCGCGCTGACGGTGGCCCCCGACACGGACTACGACTCCGGCACGGTGGTCGTGGAGGCGTACCCCGGCAAGCGGGCGGGTGACCGGCCGCGGGTGGTGGTGACGCCGCCCAACGACTACGTGAAGATCGACAACCGCGGCCGTACGGTCGCGGAGGGCGAGCCGGACACGCTGGGCATCGCGCGGGAGCACGGCACGAACACCATCGTCGTCAGCGGGAACATCCCGGTGAAGGCGAACGCCACCAAGGAGTGGATCACGGTGTGGGAGCCGACCGGCTACGCGGCGGCGGTCTTCCGGGACGCGCTGGAGCGGCACGGGGTGGAGGTGGAGGGCCGCACGCTGCTGGGGCGGGCGACGCCGGAGCGTGCGCGCACGGTGGCGAGCCACGGCTCGATGCCGCTGAAGGACCTGATGATCCCGTTCATGAAGCTCTCCAACAACGGCCACGCGGAGATCCTGACGAAGACGATCGGCGTGGAGACGGCGGACGCGGGCACGTGGAGCGCGGGCCTGCGGGGCGTCTCGTCGTACCTGCAGTCGGTGGGCGTGGACACGTCCACCCTGCGCCAGGTCGACGGCTCGGGGCTGTCGCGGGGCAACACGATCCCGAGCCGCGAGTTCGTCAGGCTGCTGACGGCGGTTCAGGACGAGCCGTGGTTCGGCGCCTGGTACGAGTCGCTGCCGCTGGCCTGCGACCCGGACCGCTTCGTGGGCGGCACGCTGCGCACGCGCATGTGCGACACCCCGGCGGAGGGCAACGCGCGCGCGAAGACGGGGTCGCTGACGGGGGCGTCGGCGCTGTCGGGGTACGTGACGGACGCGGACGGGCGGGAGCTGGTGTTCAGCGTGGTGCTGAACAACTACCTGGCGGGTTCGGTGAAGGACATCGAGGACGCGGTGGTGACGACGCTGGCCGGGTACGGCGGTGACGCGGAGGCGGCGGAGCCGCGGTCGCGGACCACGCGGGGCGTGGAGAAGCAGGCGGATGTGGAGTGCGCGTGGCTGAAGCCGCGGATGTGCTGA
- a CDS encoding TPM domain-containing protein: protein MRRRLLAARLTTAAALALLPAAVATTATTATRPAPVAYATDPLPLDRDGQITDRVDALRGRRGEVADALERLDREQRTQLFVAYVRDFSGFSAQDWADATAERNGLGQRDVLLAVATGDRQYAVSAATGSGLSQRDVDAVNARAIEPALRQNDWAGAAVGGADGYAAVLDGRQVPPPDVTPGPTDPGGDPGGESAEGDASATDFVVPVVAVVVVVLGVFFYRRRRPAPRKKVHLRPGGPITPPSTPLPDLDARARDLLVETDDALRTSQEELGFATAQFGEETARPFAEAVDHARAELTAAFRLRQALDDASPEDDAVRRTMLEEIVTRCTDANARLDAESDAFDRLRAMVSRAPEVLATAEAAAQRLPDRIGAAEGTLTDLAGAYAPAAVAAVAGNPAAARDRLQFATENLTHARTALGADDPATTAVHVRAAESAVDQAGTLVDAVERRERELREAAARLADAVRDIRADLADAQGVVRGTAAGESSAGLQGRVARAQTVLAEVEQERADGPYDPLAALRRVEEADAALEEELAGAREREEAERRARRLLDQALVGARSSVAAARDFVTTHRGGIGPAARTRLGEGERHLGQAEEHAGTDPAGALRHAQRADELGREAQRLAEQDVRGFDGSYGGGPFGGPYGSGYGRGYDGPFGGGRGGMGTGMLGGIILGGMLGGFGGRRGGGFGGGSGRGPGSFGGGGTRGRMGGGGRF, encoded by the coding sequence ATGCGGAGACGGCTGCTGGCCGCCCGGCTCACCACGGCCGCGGCCCTCGCGCTGCTGCCCGCCGCCGTGGCGACCACCGCGACCACCGCGACCCGTCCCGCCCCGGTCGCCTACGCCACCGACCCCCTCCCCCTCGACCGCGACGGGCAGATCACCGACCGCGTCGACGCCCTCCGGGGCCGCCGCGGCGAGGTGGCCGACGCACTCGAACGGCTCGATCGCGAGCAGCGGACCCAGCTCTTCGTCGCCTACGTACGCGACTTCTCCGGCTTCTCCGCCCAGGACTGGGCCGACGCCACCGCCGAGAGGAACGGCCTCGGGCAGCGCGACGTCCTGCTCGCCGTCGCCACCGGCGACCGCCAGTACGCCGTCTCCGCCGCCACCGGCTCCGGGTTGTCCCAGCGCGACGTCGACGCCGTCAACGCCCGGGCCATCGAGCCCGCCCTGCGGCAGAACGACTGGGCCGGCGCGGCCGTCGGCGGGGCCGACGGGTACGCCGCCGTGCTCGACGGACGGCAGGTGCCCCCGCCCGACGTCACCCCCGGGCCCACCGACCCCGGCGGTGATCCCGGCGGCGAGTCCGCCGAGGGCGACGCCAGCGCCACCGACTTCGTGGTGCCGGTCGTCGCCGTCGTCGTCGTGGTCCTCGGCGTGTTCTTCTACCGGCGGCGGAGGCCGGCCCCCCGGAAAAAGGTGCACCTGCGGCCCGGTGGCCCGATCACGCCCCCGTCCACCCCCCTGCCCGACCTCGACGCCCGCGCCCGGGACCTCCTGGTCGAGACCGACGACGCCCTCCGTACCAGCCAGGAGGAACTCGGCTTCGCCACCGCCCAGTTCGGCGAGGAGACCGCCCGGCCCTTCGCCGAGGCCGTCGACCACGCCCGGGCCGAGCTGACCGCCGCCTTCCGCCTCCGCCAGGCCCTCGACGACGCGTCCCCCGAGGACGACGCCGTGCGCCGCACCATGCTGGAGGAGATCGTCACGCGCTGCACCGACGCCAACGCCCGGCTCGACGCCGAGTCCGACGCCTTCGACCGGTTGCGCGCGATGGTGTCGCGGGCCCCGGAGGTGCTCGCCACGGCGGAGGCGGCGGCGCAGCGGCTCCCGGACCGGATCGGCGCCGCCGAGGGCACGCTCACCGATCTGGCCGGCGCCTACGCGCCCGCCGCCGTCGCCGCCGTCGCCGGCAACCCCGCCGCGGCCCGCGACCGGCTGCAGTTCGCCACCGAGAACCTCACCCACGCCCGCACCGCCCTCGGCGCCGACGACCCGGCCACGACCGCCGTCCACGTACGGGCCGCGGAGAGCGCCGTCGACCAGGCCGGCACCCTCGTCGACGCCGTCGAACGCCGCGAGCGCGAGCTGCGCGAGGCCGCGGCGCGGCTCGCCGACGCGGTGCGCGACATCCGCGCGGACCTCGCCGACGCGCAGGGCGTGGTGCGGGGCACGGCCGCGGGCGAGTCGAGCGCCGGTCTGCAGGGCCGGGTCGCGCGGGCGCAGACGGTGCTGGCGGAGGTGGAGCAGGAGAGGGCGGACGGGCCGTACGACCCGCTGGCCGCGCTGCGCCGCGTGGAGGAGGCGGACGCGGCGCTGGAGGAGGAGCTCGCCGGGGCCCGGGAGCGGGAGGAGGCGGAGCGGCGGGCGCGGCGGCTGCTGGACCAGGCGCTGGTCGGCGCGCGCAGCTCGGTGGCCGCCGCCCGGGACTTCGTCACCACCCACCGCGGCGGCATCGGCCCCGCGGCCCGTACCCGGCTGGGCGAGGGCGAGCGGCACCTCGGACAGGCCGAGGAGCACGCCGGCACCGACCCGGCCGGCGCCCTGCGGCACGCGCAGCGCGCGGACGAACTCGGCCGCGAGGCGCAGCGGCTGGCGGAGCAGGACGTCCGGGGTTTCGACGGCTCGTACGGCGGCGGACCCTTCGGCGGCCCGTACGGCAGCGGCTACGGGCGCGGCTACGACGGGCCCTTCGGCGGCGGACGCGGCGGCATGGGCACGGGGATGCTCGGCGGGATCATCCTCGGCGGCATGCTCGGCGGCTTCGGGGGGCGCCGGGGCGGCGGCTTCGGAGGCGGCTCCGGCCGCGGTCCGGGAAGCTTCGGCGGCGGGGGTACCCGGGGGCGGATGGGCGGCGGAGGCCGCTTCTAG
- a CDS encoding fumarate reductase/succinate dehydrogenase flavoprotein subunit translates to MTQVERQQWDVVVVGAGGAGLRAAIEAREQGLRTAVICKSLFGKAHTVMAEGGIAASMGNVNAGDNWQVHFRDTMRGGKFLNSWRMAELHAKEAPERVWELETWGALFDRTKDGKISQRNFGGHEYPRLAHVGDRTGLELIRTLQQKVVSLQQEDFRDSASGGDYESRIKVFQECTVTRILKAPDGRVSGVFCYERESGRFFVIEAPSVVLATGGIGKSFKVTSNSWEYTGDGHALALLAGASLINMEFVQFHPTGMVWPPSVKGILVTESVRGDGGVLRNSDGKRFMFDYIPDVFKEKYAQTEDEGDRWYEDPDNNRRPPELLPRDEVARAINSEVKAGRGSPHGGVFLDVSTRLPAEEIKRRLPSMHHQFKELADVDITAEPMEVGPTCHYVMGGVDVDPDTAAALGVPGLFAAGEVAGGMHGSNRLGGNSLSDLLVFGRRAGLYAAEYARDAAGSAGRAEVDEEQVAAAAAEALRPFSAEAGAGAGGATAGGGTGDGGVKPPENPYTLHQELQQSMNDLVGIIRRESEMSEALNRLGDLRVRARGAGVEGHRQFNPGWHLALDMRNMLLVSECVARAARERTESRGGHTRDDHPAMDREWRKQNLVCRLADPAGGALPAADVPDPERGQIRLEKREMAPIRPDLLDLFEKDELVKYLTDEELSE, encoded by the coding sequence ATGACGCAAGTCGAACGGCAGCAGTGGGACGTCGTCGTGGTCGGTGCCGGGGGCGCCGGGCTGCGGGCGGCGATCGAGGCCCGCGAGCAGGGCCTGCGCACGGCCGTGATCTGCAAGTCGCTCTTCGGCAAGGCCCACACCGTGATGGCCGAGGGCGGCATCGCCGCCAGCATGGGCAACGTCAACGCGGGCGACAACTGGCAGGTGCACTTCCGCGACACGATGCGCGGCGGGAAGTTCCTCAACAGTTGGCGGATGGCGGAGCTGCACGCGAAGGAGGCGCCGGAGCGCGTCTGGGAGCTGGAGACCTGGGGTGCGCTCTTCGACCGCACCAAGGACGGCAAGATCTCCCAGCGCAACTTCGGCGGCCACGAGTACCCGCGCCTCGCCCACGTCGGCGACCGCACGGGGCTCGAACTGATCCGCACGCTCCAGCAGAAGGTCGTCTCCCTCCAGCAGGAGGACTTCAGGGACAGCGCCTCCGGCGGGGACTACGAGTCCCGGATCAAGGTCTTCCAGGAGTGCACGGTCACGCGCATCCTCAAGGCGCCCGACGGCCGGGTCTCCGGCGTGTTCTGCTACGAGCGCGAGTCGGGCCGGTTCTTCGTCATCGAGGCGCCGTCGGTGGTGCTGGCGACCGGCGGCATCGGCAAGTCGTTCAAGGTGACGTCCAACTCCTGGGAGTACACCGGCGACGGGCACGCGCTCGCGCTGCTCGCCGGGGCGTCGCTGATCAACATGGAGTTCGTCCAGTTCCACCCCACCGGGATGGTCTGGCCGCCGTCGGTCAAGGGCATCCTCGTCACCGAGTCGGTCCGCGGCGACGGCGGTGTTCTGCGCAACAGCGACGGCAAACGCTTCATGTTCGACTACATCCCCGACGTCTTCAAAGAGAAGTACGCCCAGACCGAGGACGAGGGCGACCGCTGGTACGAGGACCCGGACAACAACCGCCGCCCGCCCGAGCTGCTGCCCCGTGACGAGGTGGCGCGCGCCATCAACTCCGAGGTCAAGGCCGGCCGCGGCTCCCCGCACGGCGGGGTGTTCCTGGACGTCTCGACCCGGCTGCCCGCCGAGGAGATCAAGCGCCGGCTGCCGTCGATGCACCACCAGTTCAAGGAGCTGGCGGACGTCGACATCACCGCCGAACCGATGGAGGTCGGCCCCACCTGCCACTACGTGATGGGCGGCGTGGACGTCGACCCGGACACGGCGGCGGCGCTGGGCGTGCCGGGCCTCTTCGCGGCCGGCGAGGTCGCCGGCGGCATGCACGGCTCCAACCGCCTCGGCGGCAACTCCCTGTCGGACCTGCTGGTCTTCGGGCGCCGCGCGGGGCTGTACGCGGCCGAGTACGCGCGCGACGCGGCCGGCTCCGCCGGGCGGGCGGAGGTCGACGAGGAGCAGGTCGCGGCGGCGGCGGCGGAGGCGCTGCGCCCGTTCAGCGCGGAGGCCGGCGCGGGCGCCGGCGGCGCGACCGCCGGGGGCGGGACCGGGGACGGCGGCGTCAAGCCGCCGGAGAACCCGTACACCCTCCACCAGGAGCTGCAGCAGTCCATGAACGACCTCGTCGGCATCATCCGCCGGGAGTCGGAGATGAGCGAGGCCCTGAACCGCCTCGGCGACCTGCGGGTACGCGCCCGCGGCGCGGGCGTCGAGGGCCACCGGCAGTTCAACCCCGGCTGGCACCTCGCGCTGGACATGCGGAACATGCTGCTGGTCAGCGAGTGCGTCGCGCGCGCGGCCCGGGAGCGTACCGAGTCCCGCGGCGGCCACACCCGCGACGACCACCCCGCCATGGACCGCGAATGGCGCAAGCAGAACCTGGTGTGCCGCCTCGCCGACCCGGCCGGCGGCGCCCTGCCCGCGGCGGACGTCCCCGACCCCGAGCGGGGCCAGATCCGGCTGGAGAAGCGCGAGATGGCGCCGATCCGGCCCGACCTGCTCGACCTCTTCGAGAAGGACGAGCTGGTGAAGTACCTGACGGACGAGGAGCTGAGCGAGTGA